One part of the Coturnix japonica isolate 7356 chromosome 24, Coturnix japonica 2.1, whole genome shotgun sequence genome encodes these proteins:
- the CD3E gene encoding T-cell surface glycoprotein CD3 epsilon chain — MRCEMPLLGLLLCVAGAEAQEVEDEFIVEISGTTVTITCPVSGDEIQWTPTGKKKNDNKYIIENHDSSPLNVTCQGNDNKQRAMYLNAKVCTNCEELDTLTVIGIIIADLLITLGVLILVHYFSKNKKGQSRAAAGSRPRAQKMQRPPPVPNPDYEPIRKGQREVYAGLEHRGF, encoded by the exons ATGAGGTGTGAGATGCCCCTCCTGGGcctcctgctgtgtgtgg ctGGTGCAGAAGCTCAGGAGG TCGAAGATGAATTCATAGTGGAGATTTCTGGAACCACAGTGACAATCACATGTCCCGTCTCTGGAGACGAAATACAATGGACGccaactgggaaaaaaaaaaatgacaataagTACATTATAGAGAATCATGACAGCTCTCCTCTCAATGTGACTTGTCAAGGAAATGATAATAAGCAGCGTGCAATGTATCTGAATGCCAAAG TGTGCACAAACTGTGAGGAGCTGGATACCTTGACTGTGATAGGGATCATCATTGCAGATCTTCTCATCACCTTGGGGGTACTGATTTTGGTCCATTACTTCAGCAAAAACAAGAAGGGGCAATctagagctgctgctggcagtcGGCCACGAG CTCAGAAGATGCAGCGTCCTCCCCCTGTTCCAAACCCAGACTACGAG CCCATCAGGAAAGGCCAACGAGAAGTGTATGCAGGCCTGGAACACAGGGGCTTCTGA
- the LOC107324150 gene encoding T-cell surface glycoprotein CD3 gamma chain-like, whose protein sequence is MWKGRALGTWLLLASMAVAKLGVHGAKITVKEASGKVFLQCDASKEEQKKGIKWQKDGEDLGNTTQLDLGAIYDDPRGTYKCLSDDRELATLQVHYRMCQNCIEVDAPTISGIVVADVVATVFLAIAVYCITGQDKGRLSRDSDRQNLIANDQLYQPLGERNDGQYSQLATAKARK, encoded by the exons ATGTGGAAGGGACGGGCCCTGGGCACCTGGCTGCTGCTCGCCAGCATGGCTGTGGCCAAGTTGGGCGTCCATG GAGCGAAAATAACTGTGAAAGAAGCCAGTGGGAAGGTGTTCCTGCAGTGTGATGCAagcaaagaagagcaaaagaaaggaatcaAATGGCAGAAAGATGGGGAGGATTTGGGAAACACGACACAGCTAGACTTGGGTGCAATTTACGATGATCCCAGAGGCACCTATAAGTGTTTGTCGGATGATAGAGAACTCGCCACTCTCCAGGTGCACTATCGAA TGTGCCAGAATTGCATAGAAGTGGATGCTCCCACCATCTCAGGGATTGTGGTCGCGGATGTTGTTGCCACTGTCTTCCTGGCAATTGCTGTGTATTGCATCACAGGGCAAGATAAGGGACGCTTGTCACGAG attCTGACAGGCAGAACCTGATAGCCAATGACCAGCTCTACCAG cCCCTTGGTGAGCGGAATGATGGACAGTACAGCCAGCTGGCAACTGCCAAGGCCCGCAAGTGA